Proteins from a genomic interval of Watersipora subatra chromosome 10, tzWatSuba1.1, whole genome shotgun sequence:
- the LOC137406731 gene encoding protein IWS1 homolog, translated as MPPKKPTAQMQEQIDSRKESYQIRKAAARQAETAEQTQLRPQPNNIATAAARSAETAEKTQLRLRRNRISTARKAETAEQTQVHREQAGIDAAAARSAETTEPTQQSDDTAAMISVSELETKSTAPPSKINVVTNSEKPEHLPEVKRKHSASNDLQATTTTSPPKTESGNTLNPQTKQTDKEDEPFILSQEVEDEPTAPPHMTKSVSLVDHQLNEMSKNNEQSINSHEIEVQPQVEASKTDASNPSGSQTRGEEPSEVFRESVDDSDNLE; from the exons atgcctcccaaaaagcctactgcccaaatgcaagaacagattgattcccgcaAAGAAAGTTACcaaattcgcaaagcagcagctagacaagcagaaactgcagagcaaacacagctacgcccacaaccaaacaatatagctactgcagctgctagaagtgcagaaactgcagagaaaacacagctacgcctacgaCGAAACAGAATCTCAACTGCTAGAaaagcagaaaccgctgaacaaacacaggtacatcgagagcaggctggaatagatgctgcagccgctagaagtgcagagactactgagccgacccagca GTCAGATGATACAGCAGCTATGATTTCTGTAAGTGAGTTAGAAACAAAATCAACTGCTCCACCATCTAAAATAAATGTAGTGACCAACTCTGAAAAGCCAGAACACCTACCCGAAGTGAAGAGAAAACATTCTGCCTCCAATGATTTACAAGCCACAACAACTACCTCCCCACCCAAGACTGAAAGTGGAAATACTTTGAATCCTCAGACAAAGCAAACAGACAAAGAAGATGAGCCTTTCATTCTCTCTCAAGAAGTGGAAGATGAGCCAACAGCTCCACCACACATGACTAAGAGTGTAAGCCTCGTGGATCATCAATTGAATGAAATGAGCAAAAATAATGAGCAATCCATTAACTCTCATGAGATAGAAGTACAGCCTCAGGTCGAAGCTTCTAAAACTGATGCAAGCAACCCTTCTGGTAGCCAAACTAGAGGAG AAGAGCCCTCAGAAGTCTTCAGAGAATCTGTTGATGATTCAGACAACTTGGAATAA